From Pseudomonas alcaligenes, a single genomic window includes:
- a CDS encoding VOC family protein has protein sequence MTIPTSQPRLATPQPARHARPTVKAQALAHLIFERPDLQRAERFLGDFGLRVAQRDADSLYLRGTGSAPYCYQVQRGNQARFLGFALSLASRADLQRLANLPGASAIENVQAPGGGERVRLRDPSGFLVEALYGQTPAAAVAHRPALPLNQVDSSPRINDTQRPPIAPPEVIKLGHVVLEVADFQATCAWYSEHFGFIPSDIQVLPDGSPAVAFLRLDLGETPADHHTLAIAQGFMATYSHSAFEVVDADAVGVGQRILRERGWKHAWGIGRHILGSQIFDYWQDPWGDKHEHYCDGDLFTAAQPTGLHGVSPEAMAQWGQRMPKSFTKPAINFTNLRLLLRNLRRSPDLTWRKLVMLARLFG, from the coding sequence ATGACAATACCCACCTCGCAACCCCGGCTGGCCACCCCGCAGCCGGCCAGGCACGCCCGGCCGACAGTGAAGGCACAGGCCCTGGCGCACCTGATTTTCGAGCGCCCGGATCTGCAGCGCGCCGAGCGTTTCCTGGGCGACTTCGGCCTGCGCGTAGCGCAGCGCGACGCCGACAGCCTGTACCTGCGCGGTACCGGTAGCGCGCCCTACTGCTACCAGGTGCAGCGCGGCAACCAGGCGCGCTTTCTCGGCTTCGCCCTTAGCCTGGCCTCACGAGCCGATCTGCAACGTCTAGCCAACCTGCCCGGCGCCTCCGCCATCGAGAACGTGCAGGCACCGGGCGGCGGCGAGCGGGTGCGCCTGCGCGACCCGTCCGGCTTCCTGGTGGAGGCCCTGTATGGCCAGACGCCGGCCGCAGCCGTCGCCCATCGCCCGGCCCTGCCGCTCAACCAGGTCGACAGCAGCCCGCGTATCAATGACACCCAGCGCCCACCGATTGCTCCGCCTGAAGTGATCAAACTGGGCCACGTGGTGCTGGAAGTAGCCGACTTCCAGGCCACCTGCGCCTGGTACAGCGAGCATTTCGGCTTCATCCCCAGCGACATCCAGGTGTTGCCCGATGGCTCGCCAGCAGTGGCCTTCCTGCGCCTGGATCTGGGCGAAACACCAGCCGACCACCACACCCTGGCCATCGCCCAGGGCTTTATGGCGACCTACAGCCACAGCGCCTTCGAAGTGGTCGATGCCGATGCCGTCGGCGTCGGTCAGCGCATCCTCCGCGAGCGTGGCTGGAAGCATGCCTGGGGCATCGGCCGGCACATCCTCGGCAGCCAGATCTTCGATTACTGGCAAGACCCCTGGGGCGACAAGCACGAGCACTACTGCGATGGCGACCTGTTCACCGCCGCGCAGCCCACCGGGCTGCACGGCGTCAGCCCGGAAGCCATGGCGCAGTGGGGCCAGCGCATGCCCAAGAGTTTCACCAAACCGGCCATCAATTTCACCAACCTGCGCCTGCTGCTGCGCAACCTGCGGCGCAGCCCGGATCTGACCTGGCGCAAGCTGGTGATGCTGGCCCGCCTGTTCGGCTAG